A genome region from Glutamicibacter arilaitensis Re117 includes the following:
- the purU gene encoding formyltetrahydrofolate deformylase, giving the protein MNQYIVTLSCIDRPGIVHAISGGLLGAGCNITESQQFLSPETGTFFMRIEVATEQSLAQIRAGLAPIRDDFHMSLRVDDGAKRTRTMIMCSKAGHALNDLLFAQRAGTLAIDVPVIVSNHLDLKPMADFYGVDFVHLPVTKENKSQAEAELLKLAEDYGIELVVLARYMQILSDSLCERMEGRVINIHHSFLPSFKGAKPYHQAYARGVKLIGATAHYVTADLDEGPIIDQEVTHVSHTRTAEQLVELGRSVEGRTLTRAVQWHAEHRVMLDGQRTIVFS; this is encoded by the coding sequence ATGAACCAGTACATCGTCACCCTATCTTGCATCGACCGCCCTGGCATCGTCCACGCCATTTCCGGAGGTCTGCTGGGTGCCGGTTGCAATATCACCGAGTCCCAGCAGTTCCTCTCGCCGGAGACCGGCACCTTCTTCATGCGCATCGAGGTCGCCACCGAGCAGTCGCTGGCGCAGATCCGCGCGGGGCTCGCGCCCATCCGCGATGACTTCCACATGTCCCTCCGTGTGGACGATGGCGCCAAGCGCACCCGCACCATGATCATGTGTTCCAAGGCCGGGCATGCGCTCAATGACTTGTTGTTCGCCCAGCGTGCCGGCACCTTGGCCATCGATGTGCCGGTGATCGTCTCCAACCACCTGGATCTGAAGCCGATGGCCGACTTCTACGGGGTGGACTTCGTGCATCTGCCGGTGACCAAGGAGAACAAGTCCCAGGCCGAGGCTGAGCTGCTCAAGCTCGCCGAGGACTACGGCATCGAACTGGTGGTGCTTGCCCGCTACATGCAGATCCTTTCGGATTCGCTGTGCGAGCGCATGGAAGGCCGGGTCATCAACATCCACCACTCCTTCCTGCCCTCCTTCAAGGGCGCCAAGCCGTACCACCAGGCCTATGCACGCGGCGTGAAGCTGATCGGTGCCACCGCGCACTACGTCACCGCGGACCTCGACGAAGGTCCGATCATCGACCAGGAAGTCACCCACGTCTCGCACACTCGCACCGCCGAGCAGCTCGTTGAGCTAGGGCGCAGCGTGGAAGGCCGGACGCTGACCCGCGCCGTGCAGTGGCATGCTGAGCATCGCGTGATGCTCGACGGCCAGCGCACCATCGTCTTCTCGTAG